The Deinococcus sonorensis KR-87 genome includes a window with the following:
- a CDS encoding phosphotransferase enzyme family protein: MLEVGEHIGWDHGEAQVYAACWQGRPAVLKRHRQPHKFARELYGYRTWPAHLPQLLHSVPERLELVLERRPGECALLVSPTPDLYWAAGAALRVLHDAAPLAIPFDTGRHDLERLMNAFVPRAASWIDPAQVQRVEAMTRAALSGPFPAVVLRHGDYTARNWLWDGSRLTVIDVEHARPGPAVLDTAKLLNALPDPALAQAFQSGYGRGWTAEEHALLRAVRCFDALALAVWCAEHTDRAGYEQSTATLTGLLSSAVS, from the coding sequence ATGCTCGAAGTGGGTGAACACATCGGCTGGGACCACGGCGAGGCGCAGGTGTATGCGGCCTGCTGGCAGGGGCGTCCGGCCGTCCTGAAGCGGCACCGCCAGCCGCACAAGTTTGCCCGGGAGCTGTACGGCTACCGGACCTGGCCCGCTCACCTGCCCCAGCTGCTGCACAGCGTTCCCGAGCGGCTGGAGCTGGTCCTGGAGCGCAGACCCGGTGAGTGCGCCCTGCTGGTCTCGCCGACGCCTGACCTGTACTGGGCGGCCGGCGCCGCGCTGCGGGTCCTGCACGATGCCGCGCCGCTCGCCATTCCTTTCGACACCGGGCGGCACGATCTGGAGCGGCTGATGAACGCATTTGTTCCGCGCGCTGCAAGCTGGATAGACCCGGCCCAGGTACAGCGGGTGGAGGCCATGACCCGGGCGGCGCTCTCCGGACCGTTTCCGGCGGTGGTGCTGCGGCACGGCGACTACACCGCCCGGAACTGGCTGTGGGACGGCTCGCGCCTGACGGTCATCGACGTGGAGCATGCCCGCCCCGGTCCGGCAGTTCTGGACACCGCCAAACTGCTGAACGCTCTGCCGGACCCGGCGCTGGCCCAGGCGTTCCAGAGCGGCTACGGGCGCGGGTGGACGGCAGAAGAGCACGCGCTTCTGCGCGCGGTGCGTTGTTTCGACGCGCTCGCCCTGGCGGTGTGGTGTGCCGAGCACACCGACCGGGCCGGCTATGAGCAGAGCACCGCGACCCTGACCGGGCTCCTGAGCAGCGCGGTCAGCTGA
- a CDS encoding DUF1294 domain-containing protein gives MTLLRLLAVLYIAMSLVAFVAVWQDKQLARGGHQRIPERQLHRLEAWFGWPGSLLAQQVFRHKTRKVSYQRVFRRVVALHLGGLAVLLVIWYVSGRYNFHVLG, from the coding sequence TTGACGCTGCTGCGGCTGCTGGCGGTGCTGTACATCGCCATGAGCCTGGTGGCCTTCGTGGCCGTGTGGCAGGACAAGCAATTGGCCCGGGGCGGCCATCAGCGCATTCCGGAGCGGCAGCTGCACCGCCTGGAGGCGTGGTTCGGCTGGCCCGGCTCGCTGCTCGCCCAGCAAGTGTTCCGCCACAAGACGCGCAAGGTCAGCTACCAGCGGGTCTTCCGGCGGGTGGTGGCGCTGCACCTGGGCGGGTTGGCCGTTCTGCTTGTCATCTGGTATGTGTCAGGCCGTTATAACTTTCATGTGCTAGGATGA
- a CDS encoding GNAT family N-acetyltransferase — MTLHPVIVGDDVVLARLRAEDVPAIARYFQNLELTTYLSGSGMSYSLEDEQAWFAEISRSRADRIIFGIYEPEGRIVGAVELRDIRQPHGTAELGIALYDPHVWGRGYGSQAVQLIAAYGMFHLNLHNILLKVYAFNERGIRAYRRVGFQEIGRRRGAVLLGGQRHDQVFMELLAEQVDVSRLRAQIQQLNVR; from the coding sequence ATGACCCTCCACCCTGTCATCGTGGGCGACGACGTCGTGCTGGCCCGGCTGCGCGCCGAGGATGTGCCGGCCATCGCCCGCTACTTCCAGAACCTGGAACTCACCACCTACCTGTCGGGCAGCGGCATGAGCTACAGCCTGGAGGACGAGCAGGCCTGGTTCGCCGAGATCAGCCGCAGCCGCGCGGACCGGATCATCTTCGGCATCTACGAACCGGAGGGCCGGATCGTGGGCGCGGTGGAACTGCGCGACATCCGCCAGCCACACGGCACGGCTGAACTGGGCATCGCCCTGTACGACCCGCACGTCTGGGGGCGCGGCTATGGCTCGCAGGCGGTGCAGCTGATCGCCGCCTACGGGATGTTCCACCTCAACCTGCACAACATCCTGCTGAAGGTGTACGCCTTCAACGAGCGGGGCATCCGCGCCTACCGCCGGGTGGGCTTCCAGGAGATCGGGCGACGCCGGGGCGCGGTGCTGCTGGGCGGCCAGCGCCACGATCAGGTGTTCATGGAACTGCTGGCCGAACAGGTGGACGTGAGCCGCCTGCGGGCCCAGATTCAGCAGCTGAACGTCCGGTAA
- the uvrA gene encoding excinuclease ABC subunit UvrA, which produces MLQNLIVRGAREHNLKNVTVELPRNKFVVITGVSGSGKSTLAFDTIYAEGQRRYVESLSAYARQFLGLMEKPDVESIEGLSPAISIDQKTTSHNPRSTVGTVTEIHDYLRLLYARVGTPYCPICGRKIERQSPSEITDKLLSGYEGQRAILLAPIVRGRKGEYRKLFGELRREGFARVRVDGTIYEMDDAEKLKLEKFEKHDVDVVIDRISVRDSDRSRIAESVELGLRRGESLLRVLFPDSGAEELYSEKFACPEHGSVLEELEPRSFSFNNPYGACPDCTGLGFKNEFSADLVVDPKLSLAEGAILPWSKKGTGGGVYYWDKIKALAEHMGFDTKTPWGELPKEAQRAILHGPGQPFEVVYRRGGKETMRFMTEFEGVLPNLERRYADTESEFMREKLEEMMELCPCPTCGGTRYKPEILAVRVGGLNIAQASHMSVLDADRYFRELQDGALDHEHIAPYLHMGLGGAQKAHAPLRYDYRLGEFGAQVSAPIIRAVRTRLKFLVDVGLDYLSLDRAANTLSGGEAQRIRLATQVGSGLTGVLYVLDEPSIGLHPKDNHRLIGTLKHLRDLGNTLLVVEHDEDTMMEADHLVDMGPGAGVHGGNVVAQGTPDEVRQDRDSLTGKYLRGELKIEVPAQRRRGNGKKLSVRGAREHNLQNVSIDVPLGTMTVVTGPSGSGKSTLIHDILHATLARDLNGAKTTPGKADAIVGVEYLDKVIEIDQSPIGRTPRSNPATYTGVFTEVRDLFTRTPEARRRGYQAGRFSFNVKGGRCENCKGDGVMKIEMNFLPDIYVPCEVCKGARYNRETLEVKYNGKSISDVLDMTVEDARDFFENIPAIERKMQLLCDVGLGYMRIGQPSTTLSGGEAQRIKLASELSKRATGRTIYILDEPTTGLHFEDVRKLMEVLQRLVEGGNTLLVIEHNLDVMKCADHIIDLGPEGGVRGGQVVAVGTPEELAAHPTSHTGAYLARVPGIVPTGAPELVAAGDAKPKRGRKASAATGK; this is translated from the coding sequence ATTTTGCAGAACCTGATCGTACGCGGGGCGCGGGAACACAACCTCAAGAACGTGACCGTGGAGCTGCCGCGCAATAAGTTCGTGGTGATCACCGGGGTGTCGGGCAGCGGCAAGAGCACGCTGGCCTTCGACACCATCTACGCCGAGGGCCAGCGCCGCTATGTGGAGAGCCTCTCGGCGTACGCCCGGCAGTTCCTGGGGCTGATGGAGAAGCCGGACGTCGAGAGCATCGAGGGCCTGTCCCCGGCCATCAGCATCGACCAGAAGACCACCAGCCACAACCCGCGCAGCACGGTGGGCACCGTCACCGAGATCCACGACTACCTGCGTCTGCTGTACGCCCGGGTGGGCACGCCCTACTGCCCGATCTGCGGCCGCAAGATCGAGCGTCAGAGCCCGTCCGAGATCACCGACAAGCTGCTCAGCGGCTACGAGGGGCAGCGGGCCATCCTGCTGGCCCCGATCGTGCGTGGGCGAAAGGGCGAGTACCGCAAGCTGTTCGGAGAGCTGCGGCGCGAGGGCTTTGCCCGCGTGCGGGTGGACGGCACCATCTACGAGATGGACGACGCCGAGAAGCTGAAGCTGGAGAAGTTCGAGAAGCACGACGTGGACGTGGTGATCGACCGCATCAGCGTGCGTGACAGCGACCGCTCGCGCATCGCCGAGAGCGTGGAGCTGGGCCTGCGGCGCGGCGAGAGCCTGCTGCGGGTGCTGTTCCCGGACAGCGGCGCAGAGGAGCTGTACAGCGAGAAGTTCGCCTGCCCTGAGCACGGCAGCGTGCTGGAGGAGCTGGAACCGCGCAGCTTCAGCTTCAACAACCCCTACGGTGCCTGCCCCGACTGCACCGGCCTGGGCTTCAAGAACGAGTTCTCCGCCGATCTGGTGGTGGACCCCAAGCTGAGCCTCGCCGAGGGCGCCATCCTGCCGTGGAGCAAGAAGGGCACCGGCGGCGGCGTATACTACTGGGACAAGATCAAGGCGCTGGCCGAGCACATGGGCTTTGACACCAAGACGCCGTGGGGTGAGCTGCCCAAGGAGGCCCAGCGCGCCATCCTGCACGGCCCCGGCCAGCCGTTCGAGGTGGTGTACCGGCGCGGCGGCAAGGAAACCATGCGCTTCATGACCGAGTTCGAGGGAGTGCTGCCGAACCTGGAGCGGCGCTACGCCGACACCGAGTCGGAGTTCATGCGCGAGAAGCTCGAGGAGATGATGGAGCTGTGCCCCTGCCCCACCTGCGGCGGCACCCGCTACAAGCCGGAGATCCTGGCGGTGCGGGTGGGCGGACTGAACATCGCGCAGGCCAGCCACATGAGCGTGCTGGACGCCGACCGCTACTTCCGCGAGCTGCAGGACGGGGCGCTGGACCATGAGCACATTGCGCCGTACCTGCACATGGGCCTGGGCGGCGCCCAGAAGGCGCACGCTCCGCTGCGCTACGACTACCGGCTGGGCGAGTTCGGGGCGCAGGTGTCGGCCCCGATCATCCGCGCGGTGCGCACCCGCCTGAAGTTCCTGGTGGACGTGGGCCTGGACTACCTCTCGCTGGACCGGGCCGCCAACACCCTGTCGGGCGGCGAGGCGCAGCGCATCCGCCTGGCGACCCAGGTGGGCAGCGGCCTGACCGGCGTGCTGTACGTGCTGGACGAGCCCAGCATCGGGCTGCATCCCAAGGACAACCACCGCCTGATCGGCACGCTGAAGCACCTGCGCGACCTGGGCAACACCCTGCTGGTGGTGGAGCACGACGAGGACACCATGATGGAGGCCGACCATCTGGTGGACATGGGCCCGGGAGCCGGCGTCCACGGCGGCAACGTGGTGGCGCAGGGCACGCCCGACGAGGTGCGCCAGGACCGCGACAGCCTGACCGGCAAGTACCTGCGCGGAGAGCTGAAGATCGAGGTGCCCGCCCAGCGCCGACGCGGCAACGGCAAGAAACTCAGCGTGCGCGGCGCGCGCGAGCACAACCTGCAGAACGTCTCCATCGACGTGCCGCTCGGCACCATGACGGTGGTCACCGGGCCCAGCGGCAGCGGCAAGAGCACCCTGATCCACGACATCCTGCACGCCACGCTGGCCCGCGACCTGAACGGCGCCAAGACCACCCCCGGCAAGGCCGACGCCATCGTGGGTGTGGAGTACCTGGACAAGGTCATCGAGATTGACCAGAGCCCCATCGGGCGCACCCCGCGCAGCAACCCGGCCACCTACACCGGGGTGTTCACCGAGGTCCGCGACCTGTTCACCCGCACCCCGGAAGCGCGGCGGCGCGGCTATCAGGCAGGCCGCTTCAGCTTCAACGTGAAGGGCGGGCGCTGCGAGAACTGCAAGGGCGACGGCGTCATGAAGATCGAGATGAACTTCCTGCCGGACATCTACGTGCCGTGCGAGGTCTGCAAGGGCGCGCGCTACAACCGCGAGACGCTGGAAGTGAAGTACAACGGCAAGAGCATCTCGGACGTGCTGGACATGACCGTGGAGGACGCCCGCGACTTCTTCGAGAACATTCCGGCCATCGAGCGCAAGATGCAGCTGCTGTGCGACGTGGGCCTGGGCTACATGCGCATCGGGCAGCCGAGCACCACCCTGTCGGGCGGCGAGGCGCAGCGCATCAAGCTGGCCTCGGAGCTGAGCAAGCGCGCCACCGGACGCACCATCTACATCCTGGACGAGCCCACGACCGGGCTGCACTTCGAGGACGTGCGCAAGCTGATGGAGGTGCTGCAGCGGCTGGTGGAGGGCGGCAACACCCTGCTGGTCATCGAGCACAACCTGGACGTGATGAAGTGCGCCGACCACATCATCGACCTGGGGCCGGAAGGTGGCGTGCGCGGCGGTCAGGTGGTGGCGGTGGGCACCCCGGAGGAGCTGGCGGCCCACCCGACCAGCCACACCGGCGCGTACCTGGCCCGGGTGCCGGGCATCGTGCCGACCGGCGCACCGGAACTGGTCGCGGCGGGCGACGCCAAGCCCAAGCGGGGCCGCAAAGCCAGCGCCGCCACTGGCAAGTAG
- the yjjX gene encoding inosine/xanthosine triphosphatase, translated as MTVFVGSLNPAKLRPVQLVFAQTFPELPVQGCPAASGVPDQPIGVEQTTRGAVQRAIAASQQPDARWGVGLEGGVRFDEAGAWLFGVVAVVRGPQLELARTAELRLPPQVAARVLAGEELGPVMDGLSGVHNIKQKAGTVGWLTDGLLSRADVWQQALSLSLAPFLHPELYRP; from the coding sequence GTGACTGTCTTTGTCGGAAGCCTCAACCCCGCCAAGCTGCGCCCGGTGCAGCTCGTGTTCGCCCAGACCTTTCCTGAGCTGCCGGTCCAGGGCTGCCCGGCGGCCTCCGGCGTCCCGGATCAACCGATCGGCGTGGAGCAGACCACCCGGGGCGCGGTTCAGCGGGCCATTGCCGCCAGCCAGCAGCCGGACGCCCGCTGGGGCGTGGGGCTGGAGGGCGGCGTGCGCTTCGACGAGGCCGGCGCGTGGCTGTTCGGGGTGGTGGCGGTGGTGCGCGGCCCGCAGCTGGAACTGGCGCGCACCGCCGAGCTGCGGCTGCCTCCGCAGGTGGCGGCCCGGGTGCTGGCCGGGGAGGAACTGGGGCCGGTAATGGACGGGCTCAGCGGCGTTCATAACATCAAGCAGAAGGCCGGCACGGTCGGCTGGCTGACCGACGGCCTGCTGTCGCGCGCCGACGTGTGGCAGCAGGCGCTCAGCCTCTCGCTGGCGCCCTTCCTGCACCCGGAGCTGTACCGGCCTTGA
- a CDS encoding response regulator, translating to MTFDDAGLSQGLQVVHDGVEALSYLRHETPYRSCPDPALVLLSLHLPRLDGLEVLTQLEQDGTLRRIPVLVLLSSWSDQDHLTPLPASCGYLLKPIDAGELAAAWQQLKP from the coding sequence ATGACCTTCGATGACGCCGGGCTGAGCCAGGGCCTGCAGGTGGTGCATGACGGAGTGGAGGCGCTCAGCTATCTGCGCCACGAAACGCCGTACCGCAGCTGTCCGGACCCGGCGCTGGTGCTGCTGAGCCTGCACCTGCCGCGCCTGGACGGCCTGGAGGTGCTGACTCAGCTGGAACAGGACGGCACCCTCCGGCGGATTCCGGTGCTGGTGCTGCTGTCCTCGTGGAGCGATCAGGACCACCTGACGCCGCTGCCCGCTTCCTGCGGGTACCTGCTCAAGCCGATTGATGCCGGGGAACTGGCGGCCGCGTGGCAGCAGCTCAAACCCTGA
- a CDS encoding [LysW]-aminoadipate kinase → MVVVKVGGSAGIDYDAVCADVAALWKEGRRLIVVHGGSGETNRVAEALGHPPRFVTSPSGYTSRFTDRQTLEIFEMVYCGKMNKGIVERLQRHGVNAVGLSGLDGRIFEGRHKDSVRAVENGKVKVLRGDHTGTVERVNTGLIELLLSGGYLPVLTPPGASYEGVAINVDGDRAAAALAAALGADALLLLSNVPGLLRDFPDERSLIREIPANEVEAYLDFAQDRMKKKVLGAAEAVAGGVRRVIFGDARAGAPVSAALAGAGTVVS, encoded by the coding sequence CTGGTGGTGGTGAAGGTCGGCGGCAGTGCCGGCATCGATTACGACGCGGTGTGCGCCGATGTGGCGGCCCTATGGAAGGAAGGCCGGCGGCTGATCGTGGTGCACGGCGGCAGCGGGGAAACCAACCGGGTGGCCGAGGCGCTGGGGCATCCGCCGCGCTTCGTGACCAGTCCCAGCGGCTACACCTCGCGCTTCACCGACCGCCAGACGCTGGAAATCTTTGAGATGGTGTACTGCGGCAAGATGAACAAGGGCATCGTGGAGCGGTTGCAACGCCACGGGGTGAACGCGGTGGGGCTCAGCGGCCTGGACGGCCGCATCTTCGAGGGCCGCCACAAGGATTCGGTGCGGGCCGTGGAGAACGGCAAGGTCAAGGTGCTGCGCGGCGACCACACCGGCACGGTGGAGCGGGTGAACACCGGCCTGATTGAGCTGCTGCTCTCGGGCGGCTATCTGCCGGTCCTGACCCCGCCCGGCGCCAGCTACGAGGGCGTGGCGATCAACGTGGACGGGGACCGGGCCGCCGCTGCCCTGGCCGCCGCCCTGGGGGCCGACGCCCTGCTGCTGCTCTCGAACGTGCCGGGCCTGCTGCGCGATTTCCCGGATGAACGCAGCCTGATCCGCGAGATTCCGGCGAACGAGGTGGAAGCGTATCTGGACTTCGCCCAGGACCGCATGAAGAAGAAGGTGCTGGGCGCCGCAGAAGCGGTGGCCGGTGGGGTGCGCCGGGTGATCTTCGGAGACGCCCGCGCCGGAGCCCCGGTGAGCGCGGCGCTGGCCGGGGCCGGCACCGTGGTCAGCTGA
- the argC gene encoding N-acetyl-gamma-glutamyl-phosphate reductase, which produces MSTTDRLSVAIVGASGYAGGEFLRLALAHPHLNVTQVTSERNAGSPVHFVHPNLRGVSNLKFRKMAELEAADVIVLALPHGSAAKRIEQFEALGRTIIDLSADFRIKDPELYRKYYGEDHPAPERLQAWVYGNPELHREQLKGATRIACAGCFATSVILALYPLLELGVISGKDIVATGLVGSSAAGASATEASHHPEREGSLRVYKPVGHRHLAEAIQELPGRFPLHLTAISTPRVRGILTTAHVWVPDGYSERDVWGAYREVYGQEPFIRIVKVNKGIHRYPDPKLLDGTNYCDIGFEMDQETGRVVLMSAIDNLVKGTAGHAIQSLNIAQGWRETTGLEFAGLHPA; this is translated from the coding sequence ATGAGCACGACTGACCGTCTTTCCGTCGCCATCGTGGGCGCCTCCGGCTATGCCGGCGGTGAGTTCCTGCGGCTGGCCCTGGCCCACCCTCACCTCAACGTTACCCAGGTCACCAGCGAGCGCAACGCCGGCAGCCCGGTGCATTTCGTGCACCCGAACCTGCGCGGGGTCAGCAACCTCAAGTTCCGCAAAATGGCTGAACTGGAGGCCGCCGACGTGATCGTGCTGGCCCTGCCGCACGGGAGCGCCGCCAAGCGCATTGAGCAGTTCGAGGCGCTGGGCCGCACCATCATTGACTTGTCGGCCGATTTCCGCATCAAGGACCCGGAGCTGTACCGCAAGTACTACGGCGAGGACCACCCGGCCCCCGAGCGGCTGCAGGCATGGGTGTACGGCAATCCGGAGCTGCACCGCGAGCAGCTGAAGGGGGCCACCCGGATTGCCTGCGCCGGGTGTTTCGCCACCAGCGTGATCCTGGCGCTGTATCCGCTGCTGGAGCTGGGCGTCATCAGCGGCAAGGACATCGTGGCCACCGGGCTGGTGGGCAGCAGCGCGGCGGGCGCCAGCGCCACCGAGGCTTCACACCATCCGGAGCGCGAGGGCTCGCTGCGGGTGTACAAGCCGGTCGGCCACCGCCATCTCGCCGAGGCGATCCAGGAACTGCCGGGACGCTTCCCGCTGCACCTGACGGCCATCAGCACGCCGCGGGTGCGCGGCATCCTGACCACCGCCCATGTGTGGGTACCGGACGGCTACTCGGAACGTGACGTGTGGGGCGCCTACCGCGAGGTGTACGGCCAGGAGCCATTCATCCGGATCGTCAAGGTCAACAAGGGCATCCACCGCTACCCGGACCCCAAGCTGCTGGACGGCACCAACTACTGCGACATCGGCTTCGAGATGGACCAGGAGACCGGGCGGGTGGTGCTGATGTCGGCCATCGACAATCTGGTCAAGGGCACCGCCGGTCACGCCATTCAGAGCCTCAACATCGCTCAGGGCTGGCGCGAGACCACCGGCCTGGAGTTTGCCGGCCTGCACCCCGCCTGA
- a CDS encoding BMP family lipoprotein, which yields MTRAALLLLGFSLPLALGIAQPLRVGIALDSGGKNDRSFNQAAWEGAQRAARKLGVKVQLFEPKEDAKGNVSRGAEPLAKSGAGLVIGVGFANKDSIEAASSRFPQTHFAVVDDLPKGSNTAGLRFREQEGSFLVGYIAARASSTGVVGFVGGMDVPLIHKFQAGYTAGVRFICPSCKVVSAYTGTTPAAWNDPAKARQLAASMQAQGADVIFAAAGGSGTGVVAQVNAVQCLKASSLPKGVKFAPDRYASVPKGADYQKRCAGDTRPAFFIGVDSDQNYLGDTDKNPATLNHGLTSMVKRVDNAVYTIIQEVAQGRPWRSGDRGFGLQNDGVGYALDVYNRALIDKKMEAALSQVKQLVISGTVRVPTQ from the coding sequence ATGACCCGCGCCGCCCTGCTGCTTCTCGGTTTCAGTCTCCCCCTCGCCCTGGGCATAGCCCAGCCGCTCCGGGTGGGCATCGCCCTGGATTCCGGCGGCAAGAACGACCGCTCCTTCAACCAGGCCGCCTGGGAAGGCGCGCAGCGGGCCGCCAGGAAGCTGGGCGTCAAGGTCCAGCTGTTCGAACCGAAAGAGGACGCGAAGGGCAACGTGTCCCGGGGAGCGGAGCCGCTCGCCAAGTCCGGCGCTGGATTGGTGATCGGGGTGGGCTTTGCGAACAAGGACAGCATTGAGGCCGCGTCCAGCCGGTTCCCGCAGACGCACTTCGCGGTGGTGGACGACCTGCCCAAGGGGAGCAACACCGCCGGCCTGCGCTTCCGGGAGCAGGAGGGGTCCTTCCTGGTGGGCTACATCGCGGCCCGCGCCAGCAGCACCGGCGTGGTGGGCTTCGTGGGGGGCATGGACGTGCCGCTGATCCACAAGTTCCAGGCCGGCTATACGGCGGGCGTCCGGTTCATCTGCCCCAGCTGCAAGGTGGTCAGCGCCTACACCGGCACCACGCCGGCCGCCTGGAATGACCCGGCCAAGGCGCGGCAGCTCGCGGCCAGCATGCAGGCGCAGGGCGCGGACGTGATCTTTGCGGCGGCGGGCGGCAGCGGCACCGGCGTGGTGGCCCAGGTGAACGCGGTGCAGTGCCTGAAGGCCAGCAGCCTGCCCAAGGGGGTGAAGTTCGCCCCAGACCGCTACGCCAGCGTGCCGAAGGGGGCCGACTACCAGAAGCGGTGCGCCGGCGACACCCGCCCGGCCTTCTTCATCGGGGTGGACAGCGACCAGAACTACCTGGGCGACACCGACAAGAACCCCGCCACCCTCAACCACGGCCTGACCAGCATGGTCAAGCGGGTGGACAATGCCGTGTACACCATCATCCAGGAGGTCGCGCAGGGCCGGCCGTGGCGCTCCGGCGACCGGGGCTTCGGCCTGCAGAACGACGGCGTGGGCTACGCGCTCGACGTGTACAACCGCGCCCTGATCGACAAGAAGATGGAAGCCGCCCTGAGTCAGGTCAAGCAGCTGGTGATTTCCGGCACCGTGCGGGTGCCGACCCAGTAA